Genomic segment of Mucilaginibacter sabulilitoris:
GAGCACCACATCAGCATTGGCGCCGTTGTAAAAAGCCTGTACCTGCACCGTTGGGGGCGCGATATCAGGGTATTGAGATATAGGTACGCTAATAAGACCCAATATACCCAGTATCAGTAGTAAAACCGAGATAACAGTTGACAGTACCGGGCGTTCTATAAATTTTTTAAGCATGATAGCGCTTTTACAGGATTGATAAATTAAAGGTCAATTACTTAAGGTTACCATAAACCGATCCGGCGCTTACCGCGGTAGGTTTAATAGTGGTACTGTCCCTTAAATTAGTGGCACTTTCCAATACTATTTTATCACCGGCATGCAAACCGCCAGTTACTACATAAAATTGTCCGGCGGTATTATCCATTACCGTAATTGCAACATTTTTTATCTTATTCTTACTGTCAACCAGGTAAACAAAGCGTTTATCCTGCAACTCGTAAGTAGCGCTTTGAGGAACAAGTAAACCCGCCTTAATGGTATTTGGGATCCGCACCGTAGCACTGCTGCCACTGCGGATAAGTCCCCTGGGATTGGGAAAATCGGCTCTTACGTTGGCAGCACCGGTAGCTGTGTTAATGAGCCCGTTAACCGTTTCCACACGACCGGTATGTCCATAAGTTGTACCATCAGACAATATCAGCGATACGTTGGGGAGCTTACTCAATTTCGCCTTGAAAGTGCTTGTGCCCGTGCTGTCTTTACTAAAGTCAAGCAATTGCTTTTCGTTCATTGCAAAGTAGGCGTAAATATTGGAGGTATTATAAACCGTAGTTAAGGGATCAGTAGTGCTGCTGGTTACCAAACTGCCTAATTTATATGGCAGTGAGCCAATAACGCCATTTACCGGGCTGGTAATGGTGGTATAACCCAAGTTAACCTTTGCATTTACTAAACTTGCTTTGGCTTGTGCCAAGGCAGCCGCTTTTGATTGCTCGGTATACTCGGCTGATTCCAGTTCATAATGGCTGATAATATCTTTTTCAACAAGCGGTTTAACTTTATTCAGCTGCATCTTAGCCAGGCTCAAATCGGCCTCGGCTGTTTTAATGCCGGCCTGTGCGGTGCGTACCTCCTGTTCATATTGCGGTGCGTTTATTTTAAAAAGCAGCTGACCTTTTTTTACTATCGAGCCTTCATCAACATATATCTTTTCAACATAACCATCAACTTTGGGCCTGATCTCAATGTTTTGCTGCCCCTGTATACTGGCAGGATAATCAACATTTAAAGTGGCCTGCCGTGGTTGCAAGGTAAGTACTTTATAATCTAATATCTGTTCGCCCTGACCGCCGGCGCCTTGTTTTTTGCTGTCTCCGCAGGAAGCTAAAATGCCCGCCGATAAAACGGTAGTGAAAACCAACGCTACGTTTTTGGACAAAGTTATTTTATTGTTTTTACAGGATCTTTTGAAGAACATCATAGGTAATATAATCGTGAAAAATTTAGGGCAAAACAATATCAGCCGCTAAATACGGTATAATTTTTAGTTAGATGGCTGAAAGGTAGTAATGTTACAGCCTATATTCCAAATATATAGAATTATAAAAATGAAGAATTTTATTGATGCAGCATCAGGAATGACATTATTTTTTGGTGCAGATCATTCGCATCAAAAGGTTTAGCTATAAAATCATTCATGCCAAAATGAATACATTTTTCCATTACTTCGCGAGTGGCATGTGCTGTTATCGCAATAATTGGGATGGCGCTTTTTTCATCGCCCCAGTTTCTGATGGCCTCAGTTGCTTCATATCCATTTAATTCGGGCATATCCAGATCCATCAATATAATATCATAACTATTTTTACTTAGCATTGCCAGGGCAATCTTGCCATTGTCGGCTACATGCACCTGATAGCCTCGTTTTTCCAGAACTTTAATAATGAGCAACTGATTTAAATGATTATCCTCGGCAACCAATATCCGGGCGTTTTTAACTTCATCTTTCATGATGTCGTTATCAATAGCAACCGTGGCTGGTTCATATTGGTTATCTGGCATCGTTCCGCATTTATAAAAAGGCAATAAAAACCTAAAATCAGAGCCGTCGGGTGTGCTCGATTTTATAAATATATCCCCGCCATGCAAATCAACCAGATGCTTGGCCATGCTTAACCCCAGACCTATACCGCCAAGCTCATGGTTTTGGCGTACCTGATCAAGGCTTTCAAATATTTTACCCTGCTTTTCGGCAGGGACACCAACACCTGTATCCTGAACGCTAAATCCTAACCATACAATATCTTCGGTATCATCAATAATATATACTTCAATAAAAACAGACCCTACCAGTGTATATTTTATAGCATTGGAGATAAGGTTCAACAAAATGTGGCTTAAACGCATTTCATCGCCCAAAACCTGCTGCGGAACATCTTTATGAATATAATGATGTATATGCAGCGCCTTTTTATTTACCAGAGGGGTTAGCATATTCATGGCATTGTAAACAATGTCGCGAATATTAATTGAC
This window contains:
- a CDS encoding efflux RND transporter periplasmic adaptor subunit, which produces MSKNVALVFTTVLSAGILASCGDSKKQGAGGQGEQILDYKVLTLQPRQATLNVDYPASIQGQQNIEIRPKVDGYVEKIYVDEGSIVKKGQLLFKINAPQYEQEVRTAQAGIKTAEADLSLAKMQLNKVKPLVEKDIISHYELESAEYTEQSKAAALAQAKASLVNAKVNLGYTTITSPVNGVIGSLPYKLGSLVTSSTTDPLTTVYNTSNIYAYFAMNEKQLLDFSKDSTGTSTFKAKLSKLPNVSLILSDGTTYGHTGRVETVNGLINTATGAANVRADFPNPRGLIRSGSSATVRIPNTIKAGLLVPQSATYELQDKRFVYLVDSKNKIKNVAITVMDNTAGQFYVVTGGLHAGDKIVLESATNLRDSTTIKPTAVSAGSVYGNLK